One Algibacter sp. L3A6 genomic region harbors:
- a CDS encoding response regulator, which yields MKTLNILLIEDDMIEVMKFQRTISSLKLDHKIIEANNGEEALKILEKKDELPDIILLDLNMPKINGIEFLNILKSDDVLKYIPTIILTTSQNQKDLLECYKIGIAGYVLKPLKYEDYVSKMEKLLAYWSINELKQI from the coding sequence ATGAAAACTCTCAACATATTATTAATAGAAGACGACATGATTGAAGTGATGAAGTTTCAAAGAACAATCTCATCTCTTAAATTAGATCACAAAATTATAGAAGCTAATAACGGTGAAGAAGCTCTAAAAATTTTAGAGAAAAAAGACGAATTACCTGACATTATTTTGTTAGATTTGAATATGCCGAAAATTAATGGCATCGAGTTTTTAAACATTTTAAAGTCGGATGATGTATTAAAGTACATCCCAACTATAATTTTAACAACCTCTCAAAATCAAAAAGATTTGTTGGAGTGTTATAAAATTGGAATTGCTGGCTATGTTTTAAAACCTTTGAAATACGAAGATTACGTTTCTAAAATGGAAAAACTTTTAGCGTATTGGAGTATTAATGAATTAAAACAGATATAG
- a CDS encoding heme NO-binding domain-containing protein — protein MKGIVFTEFLDLVEDKFGLEMVDRIITASTLKSDGVYTAVGTYSFSEMLQLLEHLSENTGISIDNLLLVYAEHFFSVIEKSYPGLLATYKDPIEMISSIENHIHVEVRKIYPDAELPTFEVLDKTENSLVLIYKSSRAMHHFGLGLMNKTFEHFNSTAKIDLEKIKEDGTEVRFFIQRN, from the coding sequence ATGAAAGGTATTGTTTTTACTGAATTTTTAGATTTAGTTGAAGATAAGTTTGGACTAGAAATGGTCGATAGAATTATAACGGCTTCAACATTAAAGTCCGATGGCGTATATACTGCTGTAGGCACATACAGTTTCTCCGAAATGCTGCAGTTATTAGAGCATTTAAGCGAAAACACAGGTATCTCTATAGATAATTTATTACTAGTTTATGCAGAACACTTTTTTAGTGTTATTGAAAAAAGTTATCCAGGGCTTTTGGCCACTTACAAAGACCCTATTGAAATGATTTCTTCAATAGAAAACCATATTCATGTTGAGGTTAGAAAAATTTATCCAGATGCCGAGTTACCAACTTTCGAGGTATTAGATAAAACCGAAAACTCATTGGTACTTATTTATAAATCAAGTCGTGCTATGCACCATTTTGGTTTAGGATTAATGAACAAAACATTTGAGCATTTTAATTCAACAGCTAAAATAGATTTAGAAAAAATAAAAGAAGACGGAACTGAAGTTAGATTTTTTATTCAAAGAAATTAA
- a CDS encoding PAS domain S-box protein, with translation MSQDQSEILQRALKREKAARKAAESILEEKSRELFFTTQKLKNLLDEKSSQLQGVFENIIDAYVVMDISGNVIKFNEAATKLFGYDIDKEEVNVNNLIYKEDYEYAINSFIELTTNGFFKDYEARVYTKSKEVKWVHINASIIFDKDKKPVAAQGIVRDISDQKRSAEKLIESEDRLSTLIINLDSGIILEDEDRNIVLTNNKFCELFGLDANPAELVGMDCKAAAEHNKVLFKEPEVFLQRMQEIDAAKENVIGDELEMVDGKILERSYMPIITGNEYKGYLWTFTDITLKRTYRDSLEAQKQKYYNIIANMNLGLVEVNNNDEILMINQSFSDMSGYTEDEVRGENAGEIFAAEDIREIIEEESKKRKNGQSSSYELKAKNKAGDIRYWLISGAPNYDIDGKVIGSIGIHLDITEIKNLELQKEKLLEKLEKSNDELQEYAHIVSHDLKSPLRSIDALVSWLKEDNKDKLDDMSMQNFALIETTLEKMEQLITDVLNYSSVGSDIAEKIEVDLDDMLNGLVTILYVPEHIKIKIQKPLPKIQGDRTKLQQLFQNLISNSVKFIDKEEGSIIVDFDDLKSHYKFSIKDNGIGIDKKYHDKIFKIFHSLKKSKDSSGIGLSIVKKIVDLHEGEIWLDSEPNIGTTFYFTLKKQP, from the coding sequence ATGAGTCAGGATCAATCTGAAATACTACAACGCGCTCTAAAAAGAGAAAAAGCGGCTCGTAAAGCTGCTGAATCTATCCTTGAAGAAAAATCGAGAGAACTTTTCTTTACTACCCAAAAATTAAAAAATTTACTAGACGAGAAATCTTCGCAGCTTCAAGGTGTTTTTGAAAACATTATTGATGCTTACGTTGTAATGGATATAAGTGGTAACGTTATAAAATTTAACGAAGCTGCTACCAAATTATTTGGTTACGATATTGATAAAGAAGAAGTAAATGTAAATAACCTAATTTATAAAGAAGACTACGAGTATGCTATAAACTCTTTTATAGAGTTAACAACTAATGGGTTTTTTAAAGATTACGAGGCGCGCGTGTACACTAAATCTAAAGAGGTAAAGTGGGTGCATATTAATGCGAGTATTATTTTTGATAAAGATAAAAAACCAGTTGCCGCTCAAGGTATTGTTAGAGATATTAGTGATCAAAAAAGATCGGCAGAAAAATTAATAGAATCAGAAGATAGACTATCTACACTTATAATAAATTTAGATAGTGGTATCATTCTAGAAGATGAAGATAGAAATATAGTACTCACAAATAATAAATTTTGTGAGCTTTTTGGGTTAGATGCAAATCCGGCAGAATTAGTTGGTATGGATTGCAAAGCAGCTGCAGAGCACAATAAGGTTTTGTTTAAGGAGCCTGAGGTGTTTTTACAAAGAATGCAAGAAATTGATGCGGCCAAAGAAAACGTAATTGGTGATGAGCTCGAAATGGTAGATGGAAAAATACTAGAGCGAAGTTACATGCCTATTATAACAGGAAATGAGTATAAAGGTTACTTATGGACATTTACAGATATTACTCTAAAAAGAACCTATAGAGATAGTTTAGAAGCTCAAAAGCAAAAGTATTATAACATTATTGCTAACATGAATTTGGGCCTTGTCGAGGTTAATAATAACGACGAAATTTTAATGATTAACCAGAGTTTTTCCGATATGTCTGGTTATACAGAAGATGAGGTAAGAGGTGAAAATGCAGGTGAAATTTTTGCAGCCGAAGATATTCGCGAAATTATAGAAGAAGAAAGCAAAAAACGCAAAAATGGGCAATCTAGTTCTTACGAGCTTAAAGCTAAAAACAAAGCAGGAGATATTCGCTATTGGTTAATTAGTGGTGCGCCTAATTATGATATAGATGGTAAAGTAATAGGATCGATTGGGATTCATTTAGATATTACTGAAATTAAGAACTTAGAACTCCAAAAAGAAAAACTTCTTGAAAAACTAGAAAAAAGTAATGATGAGTTACAAGAATACGCACACATAGTTTCTCACGATTTAAAATCACCTTTGCGTAGTATCGATGCTTTAGTAAGTTGGTTAAAAGAAGATAATAAAGATAAGTTGGATGATATGAGTATGCAAAACTTTGCACTTATTGAAACCACTTTAGAGAAAATGGAGCAATTAATTACCGATGTTTTAAATTACTCGAGCGTTGGATCGGATATTGCAGAAAAAATAGAGGTCGATTTAGACGATATGCTAAATGGGCTCGTTACTATATTATACGTTCCAGAACATATCAAAATTAAAATACAAAAGCCTTTACCAAAAATACAGGGAGACCGAACCAAATTACAGCAACTTTTTCAGAATTTAATTAGTAATTCGGTTAAATTTATAGACAAGGAAGAAGGTAGTATTATAGTAGATTTTGATGACTTAAAAAGTCATTATAAATTCTCAATAAAAGATAATGGCATTGGTATAGATAAAAAATATCATGATAAAATATTTAAAATATTCCATTCATTAAAGAAAAGTAAAGATTCGTCTGGTATTGGATTATCGATAGTTAAAAAAATCGTCGATTTACATGAAGGTGAAATCTGGTTAGATAGCGAGCCTAATATAGGAACCACGTTTTATTTTACATTAAAAAAACAGCCATGA
- a CDS encoding FIST signal transduction protein encodes MKTVQLVKHKNKDWEYVIEKQELKEPLVLVFGNRYLLENGTIYEELRAQFPDGHIIFASSCAEISSNTVNDDSITVTAIEFEKSKFVIKTSNVLNADLDSYKTGKDLINQLPQEGLKYVFVVSEGSFINGSQLTQGMSASTEDNLIITGGLCGDDARFEKTLASYNENPKEGELVAVGFYGDTLEISFSIHGGWTPFGPERIVTKSEGNILYELDGLPALDLYKNYLGEKAKDLPGAALLYPFNVKTEEETQSIVRSILNIDEEKNAVILAGDIKENAKIQLMMTNVDHIANASERAARQALEHRINKPELAILVSCIGRKLVLDQRVEEEIEEVIEVIGKDAVISGFYSYGEIAPFHGEVACQLHNQTMTITLISE; translated from the coding sequence ATGAAAACAGTACAATTAGTAAAACATAAAAATAAAGATTGGGAATACGTAATCGAAAAACAAGAATTAAAGGAACCTTTAGTTCTTGTTTTTGGAAATAGATATTTATTAGAAAACGGTACTATTTACGAAGAGCTTAGAGCGCAATTTCCCGATGGTCATATTATATTTGCTTCATCTTGTGCAGAAATATCATCTAATACTGTAAACGATGATAGTATTACGGTTACGGCTATAGAATTTGAAAAAAGTAAATTTGTTATTAAAACAAGCAACGTTTTAAATGCAGATTTAGACAGTTACAAAACAGGAAAAGACCTAATTAATCAATTACCGCAAGAAGGCTTAAAATATGTGTTTGTAGTCTCGGAAGGTAGTTTTATTAACGGTAGCCAGCTTACTCAAGGCATGAGTGCTTCAACAGAAGATAATTTAATTATTACTGGAGGTTTATGTGGTGATGATGCGCGTTTTGAAAAAACATTAGCATCCTATAACGAAAACCCTAAAGAAGGTGAGTTAGTTGCTGTTGGTTTTTATGGTGATACATTAGAAATTTCGTTTTCAATTCACGGCGGATGGACTCCTTTTGGTCCAGAACGTATTGTAACAAAATCTGAGGGAAATATTCTTTATGAGCTTGATGGTTTACCAGCTCTAGATTTATATAAAAATTATCTAGGAGAAAAAGCTAAGGATTTACCAGGTGCTGCATTATTGTATCCTTTTAATGTAAAAACAGAAGAAGAAACCCAATCTATTGTTCGGTCTATTTTAAATATTGATGAAGAAAAGAATGCCGTAATTTTAGCAGGAGATATAAAAGAAAATGCTAAAATACAACTTATGATGACTAATGTCGATCATATTGCAAATGCATCAGAACGTGCTGCTAGACAGGCTTTAGAACATAGGATAAACAAGCCAGAACTGGCTATACTAGTTAGTTGTATTGGTAGAAAGTTAGTTCTCGACCAACGTGTAGAGGAGGAGATAGAAGAAGTTATTGAAGTTATAGGGAAAGATGCTGTTATCAGTGGTTTTTATTCCTATGGAGAAATAGCGCCTTTTCACGGTGAAGTTGCCTGCCAATTACATAACCAAACTATGACCATAACGCTTATAAGCGAATAG
- a CDS encoding sensor histidine kinase, producing the protein MNSLLKRQIRKFLSEELKNNNDLAEFLNAVDLSYNNFDEQSSMIQRAMSISSDELYSANRKLQKEANEQKEVIEKLKNVIDTLKYYNLNEDEKPENVELTGSKLVDFIDNQTKEIIEMNKQKQSLLNELAHQNQELSDYAHMVSHDLKSPLRSIDTLTSWLKEDYNESVDDNGKKTLDLIRSNVEKMDTLITGILEYSTIGKNQIDVYDVDVDKLIDDIIKTTQVPENISISKANLPIVKGDKYRLQQLFQNLIGNAIKYNDKAQGTVEVGVEDVGEYWQFHIRDNGKGIEETYFNKIFKTFIKLENNPESSGIGLSIVKKIVELYGGKIWLESQVDIGTTFYFTLKKLPNGTA; encoded by the coding sequence ATGAATTCATTACTAAAAAGACAAATACGTAAATTTTTAAGTGAAGAATTAAAAAACAATAATGATTTAGCTGAATTTCTTAATGCAGTAGATCTTTCCTATAATAATTTTGACGAACAATCTAGCATGATTCAAAGAGCCATGTCTATTAGTTCTGATGAATTGTATTCGGCTAACCGAAAATTACAAAAAGAAGCAAATGAGCAGAAAGAAGTAATCGAAAAACTGAAAAATGTTATCGATACTTTAAAATACTACAACTTAAATGAAGATGAAAAACCGGAAAATGTTGAGTTAACAGGTTCTAAGTTGGTAGATTTTATCGATAATCAAACTAAGGAGATTATCGAAATGAATAAGCAAAAGCAATCGCTTTTGAATGAGTTAGCCCATCAAAATCAAGAACTTAGTGATTATGCCCATATGGTATCTCACGATTTAAAATCACCTTTACGTAGCATAGACACCTTAACGAGTTGGTTAAAGGAAGATTATAATGAATCGGTTGATGATAATGGTAAAAAAACATTAGATCTCATCAGATCCAATGTAGAAAAAATGGATACTTTAATTACAGGTATTTTAGAATACTCCACCATCGGTAAAAACCAAATTGATGTTTACGATGTTGATGTAGATAAGCTTATAGATGATATTATAAAAACAACCCAAGTTCCTGAAAATATTAGCATATCTAAAGCTAATTTACCCATTGTTAAAGGTGACAAATATAGGTTACAGCAATTGTTTCAAAACTTGATAGGTAATGCTATTAAATATAATGATAAAGCTCAAGGAACTGTTGAAGTAGGGGTAGAAGATGTCGGTGAATATTGGCAATTTCATATAAGAGATAACGGGAAGGGAATTGAAGAAACCTACTTTAATAAAATTTTTAAAACCTTTATTAAGTTAGAAAATAATCCGGAATCTTCAGGAATCGGATTGTCTATTGTAAAAAAAATAGTAGAATTATACGGTGGGAAAATTTGGTTAGAATCTCAAGTTGATATTGGAACCACTTTTTACTTCACATTAAAAAAATTACCAAATGGAACAGCCTAA
- a CDS encoding Hpt domain-containing protein: MEQPNQTYIDSLSGGDEAFKQKLIDIIKKEYPEEKQVYFDNYNANNFKLAADNVHKLKHKISILGLEKSYDVAVAYETNLLEGSTDQKEEFEAILNNITIYLKDL; the protein is encoded by the coding sequence ATGGAACAGCCTAACCAAACTTACATCGATAGTTTATCTGGAGGAGACGAAGCTTTCAAACAAAAACTAATAGATATTATTAAAAAAGAGTATCCAGAAGAGAAACAAGTGTATTTTGACAACTATAATGCCAATAATTTTAAATTAGCTGCAGATAATGTGCATAAACTTAAGCATAAAATTAGTATTTTAGGCCTTGAAAAGAGTTATGATGTAGCCGTTGCTTACGAAACCAATTTATTAGAAGGTTCAACCGACCAAAAAGAGGAATTTGAAGCTATTTTAAACAACATAACTATATATTTAAAAGACCTCTAA
- a CDS encoding LytR/AlgR family response regulator transcription factor yields the protein MNCIVIDDEATARVIISQLCANVPSLNVLADFPNAMQAIKYLNQNEVDLIILDIHMPDFNGFDFIDTLKNPSKIILTTSDPKFAIQAFEYDCIVDYLVKPVTQERFLKAIQKAESKESPVVQTATKPEEAESSSGNDLYVNIDRRLIKIDIPSIYLVEAKGDYIQVKTEDKNYTVHSTLKKIEDKLPDDLFLKVHRSYIINVKKIIDIEDNSVLIKKDVIPVSRSNRPELMKRLNLL from the coding sequence ATGAATTGTATTGTTATTGATGACGAAGCTACAGCTAGAGTAATTATTTCTCAACTATGCGCGAATGTGCCAAGTCTTAATGTATTAGCAGATTTCCCTAATGCAATGCAAGCTATTAAATACTTAAATCAAAATGAAGTAGATTTAATTATTTTAGACATACACATGCCAGATTTTAATGGTTTCGATTTTATTGATACATTAAAAAACCCTTCAAAAATAATTTTAACAACCTCCGATCCTAAATTTGCAATACAAGCCTTTGAATATGATTGTATTGTAGATTACTTAGTAAAGCCAGTAACGCAAGAGCGTTTTTTGAAAGCCATACAAAAAGCGGAGTCTAAGGAAAGCCCTGTTGTTCAAACGGCTACGAAGCCGGAAGAGGCAGAGTCTTCTTCAGGAAACGATTTATACGTTAATATTGATAGGCGCTTAATAAAAATAGATATTCCAAGTATCTATCTAGTAGAGGCTAAGGGCGACTATATTCAAGTAAAAACCGAAGATAAAAATTACACAGTACATTCTACCTTAAAGAAAATTGAAGACAAATTACCTGACGATTTGTTTTTAAAAGTGCATAGATCTTACATCATAAATGTTAAAAAAATTATTGATATTGAAGATAATAGTGTACTTATTAAAAAGGATGTTATTCCTGTAAGTCGCTCTAATAGACCAGAACTTATGAAGCGTTTGAATTTACTTTAA
- a CDS encoding CAP domain-containing protein: MKKLLLITAVLLSTFLTSCSVEEDINTPEEYNSETINVEYTQMDYDIAELINKHRISKGLTELNILNKASKEAISHNTYMVKKGTPSHDFFYVRSENLKNEVKAIAVSENVGYGFSTAKTLVKAWLKSEEHRKNLENPNFTDMGISSKQDENGRSYFTNIFVKR; this comes from the coding sequence ATGAAGAAATTATTACTTATAACCGCAGTTTTATTATCAACTTTTTTAACGTCTTGTTCTGTAGAAGAGGATATTAACACACCAGAAGAATACAATTCAGAAACCATTAATGTAGAGTATACTCAAATGGATTATGATATTGCAGAGTTAATTAATAAGCACAGAATTTCTAAAGGATTAACTGAACTTAATATTCTAAACAAGGCTTCTAAAGAAGCGATTTCTCACAACACGTATATGGTTAAAAAAGGCACCCCAAGTCACGACTTTTTTTATGTACGTTCTGAGAATCTAAAAAATGAGGTAAAAGCAATAGCCGTTTCGGAAAATGTAGGGTACGGTTTTAGTACAGCAAAAACTTTGGTTAAAGCTTGGTTGAAGAGCGAAGAGCATAGAAAAAACCTAGAAAATCCAAATTTTACCGACATGGGAATTTCATCCAAACAAGATGAAAATGGTAGAAGTTATTTCACTAATATTTTTGTAAAAAGATAA
- a CDS encoding DUF6923 family protein, whose translation MTTKLPTLKNKIVVLTTLLFSLITASQNTPFNCDYSAYLFQYNDVYAIDLASGNSFLAAEDVTPGNINAAAYNPADGYIWGYVSTPAQTIVRIGKDFKTTSFVIPEFDTKNKYIGDVNPDGIYYLKGGGSDYYKVDLNPESDNYSKYISKETLSQNISIHDWAFNAVDGNLYALEKGTNILYRIDPVTSAVQSLGEVPILAGLNYTYGAVYFDADGRFYVSANQTGTIYVIQSVQNLTPESTMDSNLFAFGPSSASNDGARCPTAPVAQEICDNGIDDDGDGLIDCEDPSCSGYTGCPVLQVSSTSSGNDGGLESNNRLSQQISKRNFNRVKSSYKFNQTAAKRLTKSKNYGRSTATKNGSFQLSDLMPVEAINEDSVIESSPTDLIGITNATEVYSVDYIRNNQSVASILLLKTEDGVYEHTKYICDRLLGAQLISVSTIEINEQQFIKSLIRTIEGTVEFVLSLSAKSINNDQNFGIESHWNLDKYEDNVGFYNFQIWSNSLDDLLKLGEEVVSLLEVQKPIDSYNNSTPPTVFVRTGHYNNGRLNLQIVNTNRSEGVVFDGGVRSTETHDVEYVSTNIDLSGDYISNIEVDAGSLFDIGFRIGDGVQTPDDLFMSDGPWGFDDAATSTEVTEYTVATNTEALNDEDFNIERNITLKANTSEYIAAYRALTPKFNPIDLSSYNSFKFEAKGTGTLIVRLVKESVDNWETQYKASVNLTNTMSSFILPFAEFESTNGTPLDANDVTSIVFTMLAENGETVSKEMTLEQLRFAKAGTLSVSTISEEDGLTTMATPNPMTSKTSIQFTANQAEDVELLVYNQLGSLVNKIAFSTTPGVNEIELNRGDLSSGIYFCKIKSSVSLYKTTKLLLE comes from the coding sequence ATGACAACAAAATTACCTACATTAAAAAACAAAATAGTAGTACTTACTACACTGTTATTTAGTTTAATAACTGCTTCACAAAACACACCTTTTAATTGTGATTATAGCGCATATCTTTTTCAGTATAACGATGTTTATGCTATTGATTTAGCTTCAGGAAATTCATTTCTTGCAGCTGAAGATGTTACTCCAGGAAATATTAATGCAGCAGCCTACAATCCTGCAGATGGTTATATTTGGGGATATGTAAGTACACCTGCTCAAACTATTGTTAGAATAGGAAAAGATTTTAAAACAACATCTTTTGTAATTCCAGAATTTGATACTAAAAACAAGTATATTGGAGATGTTAATCCAGATGGTATTTATTATCTTAAAGGTGGCGGAAGCGATTATTACAAAGTAGATTTAAATCCAGAATCTGATAATTACTCAAAATATATATCTAAAGAAACTTTATCTCAGAATATTAGTATTCACGATTGGGCTTTTAATGCTGTAGATGGTAATTTATATGCTTTAGAGAAAGGAACTAATATTTTATATAGAATTGATCCGGTAACTAGTGCTGTGCAAAGTTTAGGAGAAGTTCCAATTTTAGCAGGATTAAATTATACTTATGGTGCTGTTTACTTTGATGCTGATGGACGTTTTTACGTGTCAGCAAACCAAACCGGAACTATTTATGTTATTCAAAGTGTTCAAAATTTAACTCCAGAATCTACTATGGATTCTAACTTATTTGCTTTTGGACCATCAAGCGCAAGTAACGATGGTGCACGTTGTCCAACGGCGCCAGTTGCTCAAGAAATTTGTGATAACGGTATTGATGATGATGGTGATGGTTTAATTGATTGTGAAGATCCATCTTGTTCAGGTTATACAGGCTGTCCAGTTTTACAAGTATCATCAACGTCTAGTGGGAACGACGGTGGTTTAGAAAGTAATAATAGACTATCTCAACAAATAAGTAAACGTAATTTTAATAGAGTAAAAAGTAGTTATAAATTTAATCAAACAGCTGCAAAACGTTTAACGAAGTCTAAAAACTACGGAAGATCTACGGCAACTAAAAATGGATCTTTTCAATTGTCAGATTTAATGCCAGTTGAAGCGATTAATGAAGATAGCGTGATTGAATCTTCTCCAACAGATTTAATAGGAATTACAAATGCAACCGAGGTTTATTCGGTAGATTATATTAGAAACAATCAATCTGTAGCGTCAATTTTATTATTAAAAACAGAAGATGGTGTTTATGAGCATACAAAATATATTTGCGATCGTTTATTAGGCGCACAATTAATTTCTGTTTCAACTATCGAAATTAACGAACAGCAGTTTATTAAATCTTTAATTAGAACAATAGAAGGTACGGTAGAGTTTGTTTTAAGTCTTTCGGCTAAATCAATCAATAACGATCAAAACTTCGGAATAGAAAGTCACTGGAATTTAGATAAATATGAAGATAACGTAGGATTTTATAATTTTCAAATTTGGTCTAATTCTTTGGATGATTTATTAAAATTAGGAGAAGAAGTTGTAAGTCTTTTAGAAGTTCAAAAACCAATAGATAGCTACAACAACTCAACGCCACCAACAGTATTTGTTAGAACAGGACATTATAACAATGGTAGATTAAATCTGCAAATAGTAAATACAAATAGAAGTGAAGGTGTTGTTTTTGATGGCGGTGTAAGATCTACAGAAACGCACGATGTAGAGTATGTTTCTACTAATATTGATTTAAGTGGAGATTATATTTCTAATATTGAAGTTGATGCTGGAAGCTTATTTGATATCGGGTTTAGAATTGGTGACGGTGTACAAACTCCAGATGATTTATTCATGTCTGATGGTCCTTGGGGATTTGATGATGCGGCAACAAGTACAGAAGTTACAGAATATACTGTAGCGACAAACACAGAGGCCTTAAATGATGAAGACTTTAATATAGAGCGTAACATCACTTTAAAGGCTAATACTAGCGAGTATATTGCGGCTTACAGAGCTTTAACGCCTAAGTTTAATCCAATTGATTTATCAAGCTATAACAGCTTTAAATTTGAAGCTAAAGGTACAGGAACTCTTATTGTGAGATTAGTAAAAGAAAGTGTTGATAACTGGGAAACACAGTATAAAGCGTCGGTTAATTTAACAAACACTATGTCTAGTTTTATTTTACCATTTGCTGAGTTCGAATCGACTAATGGTACGCCACTAGATGCTAACGATGTAACATCTATAGTATTTACAATGCTTGCTGAAAACGGCGAGACAGTATCAAAAGAAATGACATTAGAGCAGCTACGTTTCGCAAAAGCAGGAACTTTGTCTGTATCAACAATAAGTGAGGAAGATGGATTGACAACTATGGCAACGCCTAACCCAATGACATCTAAAACAAGCATACAATTTACAGCAAATCAAGCTGAAGATGTTGAGCTTTTAGTTTATAATCAACTTGGTAGCTTAGTTAATAAAATAGCTTTTAGTACAACACCTGGTGTCAATGAAATTGAACTTAATAGAGGAGATTTAAGCAGTGGTATTTATTTCTGTAAAATAAAAAGCAGTGTATCTCTATACAAAACAACAAAACTACTCCTAGAATAA